ATCTAGTAGTTCCCATTAATTTGAGCAACAATGGGAATCCAACTCCCAAGCTTTGGGGTTTGTTGATTGCTCACCAAAATTCTGGAGAACGACAGTGGCAAACTGATGATGCCCAAATGCTCAATGAAGTTTCGGTACAATTAGCGATCGCTATCCAACAAGCTGAATTGTTAGCCCAAACTCAAGCAGCCCTTGCCAAAGAAAAGCAACTCAATGTATTTAAATCTCAAATCATTGCAACGGTTTCTCATGAGTATCGAACCCCGCTAACTTCAATTCTGGCGGCTGCATCAACTTTGGCAAAACATAACCAACAACTGGATGAGTCCAAACAACAAAGGTTTTTAGGAATTATTGAACAGAAAGCAAGGTATATGTCCAAACTTGTGGATAATATGCTTCTGGTTAACCAATTTGAACTAGAAAAACCCAAATTTAAGCCAATTCCACTAGATTTGCTGCAATTCTTTGCCGATCTTATAGAACAAGAGCGAGAAACAACAGGCGATCGCCACGAATTGATTTTTCAAATTACTGGGCATACCCAAGGCTTTTGGGGCGATCGCGGACTGTTGCAGCAAATTTTTATTAACTTAATGTCTAATGCAATTAAGTACTCTCCAGATGGAGGGACTGTAGAGTTTCACCTGATCGGTAAAGAATCAGAGGTTATCTTTTACATCCAAGATCGGGGAATTGGTATCCCGATTAAAGATCAAGAAAATTTGTTTCAATCCTTCTGTCGTGGAAGTAACGTTGACACAATCCCTGGTACAGGCTTAGGGCTAGCGATCGCTAAAGGTTGTGTAGAATTACATGGCGGCGATATCACCTTATTTAGTGAAGTGGGGCAAGGAACTAAAGTTACAGTCAGCTTACCAAAGGTATTCCCAATCGATCAACTTTCCCCATCATCAACTTGATTTGTATAAGTATATAGCACTTATCGTTTATCTGTATTAATTACAATTTTAAAAACAAATATTGTGATTTTTACTCTTGAATTTCTATGTTGGTAATCAGCCATTCTTCGATTGTTTTACCGCAAGGCTCAGAACTTTGGCAATCACTAACATTCTCTAGCCCATAAGACATCTTTACTTTTTTATTGACGTATTTCTCTGGCTTGCAAACCTCAAATGTAGCTCCGACACCTTCATATAATTTACCTTTTTCATCAACAACAGTAACATAGCATTTTAAGTCTCCATTCTGTATATCTTTGATAGTACCCAATATCGGGTTATGGTGAGGTATTTCATTAGTTTTACTATTTTTAATAGGTGTTTTTTGATTTGATGTTGGATTACTAGTTTTTTTACCAATTTCGATATTATTTAGTTTCCTTTATTTGCAGAAGTAGATTTAGAATTAGCTAGAGTTTTTGTTGCAGTATTTGCTTGATTAACTTTATTTTCTTGAGAAGTACTGTTGCCATCACCGCAACTTGCAATCAACATAGAACAAAGAATTAACGTAGTAGTGAAAATTGCTTTTTTCATTTAATTTATGTTTATAAAACCCTATCGATAATTATTTTGGTAAAAGTATTTTATGTGTTGTCACTTATAAGTGACAATGTGGTATTTACTGTACATACTCGGCGTTATCTGCATTTTGTGTGTATTATTCGGTAAAGTGCTTACAGGATGTCTTGAAGGTGATTAATGTGTATAAATTAATGCTTAATTAAGCTTTAATTGCTAAATATTAATGCTTTGAGCATTAAATAAGTATTTAATAGAGTTTAGAAGCTGTAAGTATTGATTTTGTGTTATTTCAAGGTTTTCTCAACTTAAACAAACCATTTGACTGGACTTCCCACGACTGCGTAGCGCGGGTGCGAAAATTGTTGCGCCTCAAACGTGTCGGACATGCGGGAACCTTAGATCCAGCCGCCACAGGAGTTTTACCAATTGCCCTTGGTAAAGCCACAAGATTATTGCAATATCTGCCAGAAAATAAAGCTTACAAAGCCACTATTCGCCTGGGTGTGCGTACCACAACCGATGATTTACAAGGTGAAATCATCACTTCTCAACCTTGTACTGGATTGAGTTTGGCAGAGGTAAAAACTGCATTAGCACAATTTGAAGGCAAAATTGAGCAAATACCACCTATTTATAGTGCAATCCAAGTGGATGGTAAACGTCTCTACGATTTAGCACGCCAAGGGAAAACAGTAGAAGTTCCAGTGCGAACAGTGGAAGTTTTTCGGATAGATATTTTGGACTGGAGAGAAGGAGATTTTCCTGAATTGGATGTGGCGATCGCTTGCGGTTCTGGTACATATATTAGAGCGATCGCTCGTGACTTAGGTGCAAGCTTAGAAACTGGTGGTACTCTTGCGGCTTTAATCCGTACCGAAAGTAGTGGTTTCAATTTAACCGATAGCCTCACCTTGACTGATTTAGAAGCACAACTAGAAGCCGGAACATTTCAACTCGTTTTCCCAGATGCGGCTTTACAACATTTATCATCTGTTACTTTACCAGCAACATCTGCTCAAAAGTGGTGTCAAGGTCAGCGAATTTCTCTAACTTTTGATGTTCCTAGAATAGTGCGAGTTTATGATGAAGAAACTCGTTTTTTAGGTATTGGACAATTACAAGACGAAGTGTTGATCCCTCAAATGGTTTTTGAACCAATTTCTTAATATCTTAGTTATTGGTCATTTGTCATTGGTCATTTGTCAAGAAGAATAATATAACGAACGAACTACTATGCA
The Nostoc punctiforme PCC 73102 genome window above contains:
- the truB gene encoding tRNA pseudouridine(55) synthase TruB, whose amino-acid sequence is MLFQGFLNLNKPFDWTSHDCVARVRKLLRLKRVGHAGTLDPAATGVLPIALGKATRLLQYLPENKAYKATIRLGVRTTTDDLQGEIITSQPCTGLSLAEVKTALAQFEGKIEQIPPIYSAIQVDGKRLYDLARQGKTVEVPVRTVEVFRIDILDWREGDFPELDVAIACGSGTYIRAIARDLGASLETGGTLAALIRTESSGFNLTDSLTLTDLEAQLEAGTFQLVFPDAALQHLSSVTLPATSAQKWCQGQRISLTFDVPRIVRVYDEETRFLGIGQLQDEVLIPQMVFEPIS
- a CDS encoding ATP-binding protein — its product is MLDTWTLLIIDDCAADRKIYRRYLLKDPHQSYQILEADCAEEGLALCQKIRCDAILLDFCLPDMSGIELFDQMQQEIFKTSVPVIMLTGRGDEEVAVQVMKRGALDYLVKHNLTQDVLQLAVRNAIKQSCLQAQLSKTQERQRLIATTALRIRQSLNLEQILNTAVAEVQQLLKCDRVMVYQFAPDTDGKIVASSVESFRTVALCDRVAAGEEVGELLAGSRGKIPLLCTLPPAPLPNPQSPIPYIYELGLCNCVSLKEQFNTNANLVVPINLSNNGNPTPKLWGLLIAHQNSGERQWQTDDAQMLNEVSVQLAIAIQQAELLAQTQAALAKEKQLNVFKSQIIATVSHEYRTPLTSILAAASTLAKHNQQLDESKQQRFLGIIEQKARYMSKLVDNMLLVNQFELEKPKFKPIPLDLLQFFADLIEQERETTGDRHELIFQITGHTQGFWGDRGLLQQIFINLMSNAIKYSPDGGTVEFHLIGKESEVIFYIQDRGIGIPIKDQENLFQSFCRGSNVDTIPGTGLGLAIAKGCVELHGGDITLFSEVGQGTKVTVSLPKVFPIDQLSPSST